In Pectinophora gossypiella chromosome 8, ilPecGoss1.1, whole genome shotgun sequence, the DNA window ATTtagattttttacttttactgtTGACATACACAATGAGCGACGAAAAGTCTTCTGAAGAAGTATCACAGCAGGAATTGTCTAGTGTAACAGAGAATTCAAAAGTCGACAGTGATCAGAAAGAAAATGGGGACTCTGTAAAAACGGACAAAGTTAAGAGTATGTATTTTTCATTCTACAATCTCTATAGTAGGTAACTACCCAATATGCTCCCTTTTTTAGACCTTCGCCAGGATTTAAGATTTCGTACCTGCTGACACAGCTTATTTTTAGTAGTTTTTGGTTACCTTAGCCTGTCTGTTTGGTTATACCCAGTTATAACAAACAAAAACCTTTGTTTGCAGTTGACATTTTACTAAAAGCGACAGGCAATGCGCCTattatgaagaagaagaaatgggCAGTAGATGCTGAAAAACCAATAGGCTGGATTATGGAATTTGTGAAGAAATATCTCAAGCTAGAACCTGACGAAAAGTT includes these proteins:
- the LOC126369283 gene encoding autophagy protein 12-like; amino-acid sequence: MSDEKSSEEVSQQELSSVTENSKVDSDQKENGDSVKTDKVKIDILLKATGNAPIMKKKKWAVDAEKPIGWIMEFVKKYLKLEPDEKLFLYVNQTFAPSPDQIVKNLYDCFGTDGKLVLHYCKSQAWG